A window from Nitrospirae bacterium CG2_30_53_67 encodes these proteins:
- a CDS encoding plasmid stabilization protein, with product MRIRFLEIAQIELYEAIEYYNYEVSGLGEAFLSEVLNVLDRIGKYPEAWPSCSKRTRRTQTRRFPYGIMYQIRKDEILIVAIAHLHRKPDYWKDRI from the coding sequence ATGAGGATCCGATTCTTGGAAATAGCACAGATTGAACTGTATGAAGCCATCGAATATTACAACTATGAAGTATCCGGACTTGGTGAAGCTTTTCTGAGCGAAGTATTGAACGTTCTTGATAGAATTGGAAAATATCCCGAAGCATGGCCGTCTTGCTCAAAGCGAACCAGAAGGACTCAGACTCGGCGCTTCCCTTATGGAATCATGTATCAAATTCGGAAGGATGAAATTTTAATAGTTGCCATTGCACATCTTCATAGAAAACCGGACTATTGGAAAGACCGAATATAA